The following are encoded in a window of Nibricoccus aquaticus genomic DNA:
- a CDS encoding dienelactone hydrolase family protein has translation MVFLIKSETRRALRRLIWLSCLLSGLSVAGGSDAPAAGSAYQTSGVTKQMPVFYQTVKARTAYPLSWLSGRFSDFQQWRTTARKEVILRLLAPPADAGAWEPVIVGEEDRGNYVVRKIIFNLTGDSHVLAYMTVPKGKGPFPAVLLLHSHSGKFDIGKEKVIRPWGVPSEKLASAEALVAKEYDGVFIGDALAERGYVCFSTDALNWSDRGGGAYAGQAQLASNLLHLGMSLAGLIAWEDLRAAEFLAAQPEIDPKRVAAVGMSMGAYRAWQVAALSDRISASVSICWMTTVESLMTPPNNQTQSHSAFTTVHPGLLDKLDYSDVASLACPKPMLFFNGRSDDLFPQEGVERAYARMHAIWDSQGAGDQLITKSWDGGHVFTRAMQAEAFDWLDRNLGAQKTP, from the coding sequence ATGGTTTTCCTTATCAAATCGGAAACGCGCCGGGCTTTGCGGCGGCTGATCTGGCTTTCGTGTTTGCTGAGCGGCCTCAGTGTCGCCGGCGGGTCCGATGCGCCGGCCGCGGGAAGCGCGTATCAGACTTCCGGCGTCACGAAGCAGATGCCGGTTTTCTACCAAACGGTGAAAGCCCGGACGGCCTATCCGCTTTCCTGGTTGAGCGGCCGCTTCTCCGATTTTCAACAATGGCGGACAACTGCTAGGAAAGAAGTCATTCTCAGGCTGCTCGCACCTCCCGCGGACGCAGGTGCTTGGGAGCCTGTGATTGTTGGCGAGGAAGACCGCGGAAATTATGTCGTCCGAAAAATCATTTTTAACCTGACCGGCGACAGCCACGTGCTGGCTTACATGACGGTGCCGAAAGGCAAAGGACCGTTCCCTGCCGTGCTTTTGCTGCACTCGCACAGCGGAAAATTTGATATTGGAAAAGAGAAGGTGATCCGGCCGTGGGGAGTTCCCTCGGAAAAGCTGGCGTCGGCGGAAGCGCTGGTGGCGAAAGAGTACGACGGTGTCTTCATCGGCGATGCACTCGCAGAACGTGGTTATGTCTGCTTCTCGACCGACGCGCTCAACTGGTCGGATCGTGGCGGTGGAGCTTACGCGGGGCAGGCCCAGCTTGCGTCCAATCTGCTTCACCTGGGCATGTCGCTGGCCGGTTTGATCGCCTGGGAGGATTTGCGGGCGGCAGAGTTTCTCGCCGCGCAACCGGAGATCGATCCCAAGCGTGTCGCGGCAGTGGGAATGTCCATGGGCGCTTATCGTGCCTGGCAGGTGGCCGCTCTTTCGGACAGAATTTCCGCCTCGGTTTCGATCTGCTGGATGACGACGGTCGAAAGCCTGATGACTCCGCCGAACAATCAGACTCAGTCGCATTCGGCATTCACCACGGTTCATCCCGGCCTGCTCGACAAACTCGATTATTCCGATGTCGCCAGCCTGGCGTGTCCCAAGCCGATGCTGTTTTTCAACGGACGCAGCGATGATCTTTTTCCACAAGAAGGCGTGGAGCGCGCGTATGCCAGGATGCACGCGATCTGGGATTCGCAAGGGGCAGGAGACCAGTTGATCACCAAGAGCTGGGACGGTGGCCATGTATTCACGCGTGCCATGCAGGCGGAGGCGTTTGACTGGCTGGACCGAAACCTCGGCGCACAAAAGACGCCCTGA
- a CDS encoding sulfatase family protein: MVLLTGLCGISAASATRPNIVLIVSDDHGTDALGCYGNPVIKTPNLDALAADGTRFTDAFCTSASCSPSRAVILSGRQNHRNGMYGLEHDESHFSSFANVRSLPVVLAESGYRTARVGKFHVAPDSVYSFQTVLSQGAANDPATIGRSPVEMAELARGVIEKKDEKPFFLYYATDDPHRANAVLPNGKPTFETYPEPNSFGNRKAGYTGITPVTYRPDEVIVPPFLPDTPVARAELAQYYQAVSRLDQGVGRLIEILKKSGQYENTLIIYISDNGAAFPNAKTTLYDSGMKLPCIIRSPGRARGGVTQDAMITWADIMPTLLDVAGISLKNYEMDGRSFRAALAGARVQGWDEIFASHTFHQITMYYPMRVVRTRDYKLIYNLASGLTFPSARDLIQSPTWISVVREGGTVIGRRTIEQYLHRPQFELYDLKKDPDEIVNLADDPALQTVKAGLIEKLKAFQAASKDPWISKWNYE; this comes from the coding sequence GTGGTTCTTTTGACGGGGCTGTGCGGTATCAGCGCAGCTTCGGCGACTCGGCCCAACATCGTCCTGATCGTATCCGACGACCACGGTACGGATGCACTGGGCTGCTATGGGAATCCGGTGATCAAAACGCCGAATCTCGACGCTCTCGCTGCAGATGGGACGCGCTTCACGGACGCTTTCTGCACGAGCGCGAGTTGCAGCCCGTCACGCGCGGTTATCCTGAGCGGCCGGCAGAATCATCGAAACGGGATGTACGGGCTGGAGCACGACGAGAGTCATTTCAGTTCGTTCGCCAATGTGAGAAGCCTGCCGGTGGTCCTCGCCGAGTCGGGCTATCGAACTGCACGCGTGGGGAAATTTCACGTGGCGCCGGACTCGGTCTATTCGTTTCAGACGGTCCTGTCGCAAGGTGCGGCGAACGATCCTGCGACCATCGGTCGCAGTCCGGTCGAAATGGCTGAACTCGCTCGCGGCGTCATCGAAAAGAAAGACGAGAAACCGTTTTTCCTCTATTACGCGACGGATGATCCGCATCGCGCGAATGCCGTGCTTCCCAATGGAAAGCCTACCTTTGAAACCTATCCGGAGCCCAATAGTTTTGGGAATCGGAAAGCGGGTTACACCGGAATCACGCCGGTCACTTATCGTCCGGATGAAGTCATTGTGCCGCCATTTTTGCCGGACACTCCTGTCGCACGCGCCGAGCTGGCGCAGTATTATCAGGCGGTTTCCCGGCTGGACCAGGGCGTCGGGCGGTTGATCGAGATCCTGAAAAAATCCGGTCAGTATGAAAACACGCTGATCATTTATATCTCCGACAACGGCGCGGCTTTCCCAAACGCGAAGACGACACTCTACGACTCCGGCATGAAACTGCCGTGCATCATCCGCAGTCCGGGCCGAGCTCGCGGCGGTGTTACACAGGATGCGATGATCACCTGGGCGGACATCATGCCCACGCTGCTCGATGTCGCCGGGATCAGTCTTAAAAATTACGAGATGGATGGGCGTTCGTTTCGGGCGGCGCTCGCCGGCGCGCGGGTGCAAGGATGGGACGAGATTTTTGCCTCACACACGTTTCACCAGATCACGATGTACTATCCGATGCGTGTCGTGAGGACACGCGACTACAAGTTGATCTACAATCTCGCGAGCGGCCTGACCTTTCCCTCGGCGAGAGACCTCATCCAGTCGCCCACGTGGATCAGTGTTGTTCGCGAGGGAGGGACGGTCATCGGCCGTCGCACGATCGAGCAATACCTGCATCGCCCGCAGTTTGAATTGTACGATCTGAAAAAGGATCCCGATGAGATCGTGAATCTCGCGGATGATCCTGCGTTGCAGACGGTGAAAGCCGGCTTGATCGAAAAACTGAAAGCGTTTCAGGCGGCGTCCAAGGATCCGTGGATCAGCAAGTGGAACTACGAATGA
- a CDS encoding DUF455 family protein codes for MQPVSLWLTNRRTQPPDMVITTPPANPRTQLTVTQSAVILKRFFFLERELIYLKAGWLPGTSHWESKLLLPEIAWESSLLAKELRQRVLELRYPERRIAIEGEEPLVAFFRRCGDAPTAVAFLTGLAFVVKPRILEIYRLYRSLSDQLDDGPTQRFLCHGISDLERQIARLQLTTRTAMDSMPEQADGARQWERALAALFSQLPIDALFSDEPMTDNSEASPLSGRLFAMARIGARDPRFQRAAFAWPDRHTPSDPGQGLQLQARQAVHHINEVWAAEMAAACIWDLGPTAPHEFLDDAARWCYDEIRHCRMGYERLKEWGFADHEIPLDSFSYDSGQFLDPLTRLGIIFYFEATYIHTKKERTLIFAELGDRLSSHDMDFDWADELIHTYYGKRWLEELLKQHGSRRKLSDVKEDAKAAVIAKIAEASEQEKLLTKEIFDRVMKKMMTIQESTLAE; via the coding sequence ATGCAGCCTGTTTCCCTTTGGCTGACCAACCGCCGGACGCAGCCTCCGGACATGGTAATTACCACTCCTCCCGCCAATCCCCGCACGCAACTAACGGTCACTCAGTCGGCGGTCATCCTGAAGCGGTTCTTTTTTCTCGAACGTGAATTGATCTACCTAAAAGCAGGCTGGCTGCCCGGAACCTCTCACTGGGAATCCAAGCTTTTGCTCCCGGAAATCGCCTGGGAGAGCTCACTGCTCGCAAAGGAACTTCGTCAGCGCGTGCTTGAGTTGCGCTATCCCGAACGACGGATCGCGATAGAAGGCGAAGAGCCGCTGGTGGCGTTTTTCCGTCGCTGCGGAGATGCTCCAACCGCCGTCGCGTTTCTGACCGGCCTGGCGTTCGTGGTTAAGCCCCGGATACTGGAAATTTACCGCCTCTATCGATCACTCTCCGATCAATTGGATGACGGCCCCACCCAGCGTTTTCTCTGTCATGGAATAAGCGACCTGGAACGTCAGATAGCGCGACTCCAGCTCACCACCCGGACCGCGATGGATTCCATGCCGGAGCAGGCAGATGGCGCACGTCAATGGGAGCGAGCCCTGGCCGCCCTATTTAGTCAGCTGCCGATCGATGCGCTTTTCTCTGACGAACCGATGACAGATAACAGCGAAGCAAGCCCTCTGTCCGGCCGGCTTTTCGCCATGGCACGAATTGGTGCGCGCGATCCACGTTTTCAACGCGCGGCCTTCGCCTGGCCCGACCGGCACACTCCATCCGATCCCGGCCAGGGCCTTCAACTTCAGGCCAGACAGGCCGTGCACCACATTAACGAAGTCTGGGCTGCGGAAATGGCCGCCGCCTGCATTTGGGATCTCGGACCGACGGCGCCACATGAGTTTTTGGACGACGCGGCGCGTTGGTGTTATGACGAGATACGCCACTGCCGCATGGGCTACGAACGGCTTAAAGAATGGGGCTTCGCCGATCACGAGATTCCACTCGATTCATTCTCCTACGATAGCGGGCAGTTTCTAGATCCGCTGACTCGCCTAGGCATCATTTTTTATTTCGAAGCCACTTACATCCATACAAAGAAGGAAAGGACGCTGATCTTTGCCGAGTTGGGCGACCGGCTTAGTTCGCATGACATGGATTTCGATTGGGCCGACGAATTGATCCACACCTACTACGGCAAGCGCTGGCTGGAAGAACTTCTCAAACAACACGGGAGCCGGAGGAAACTAAGCGACGTCAAAGAGGACGCCAAAGCCGCTGTCATTGCGAAGATCGCGGAGGCCAGCGAGCAGGAGAAATTGCTGACGAAAGAAATCTTCGACCGCGTCATGAAAAAAATGATGACCATTCAGGAGAGCACCCTTGCGGAATAA
- a CDS encoding TonB-dependent receptor plug domain-containing protein, which produces MTSHPARIENRRQTVGPKFKSGSLLGRLLLPACTLALPTTLTFAQAVAPEVLDAAVLAKYDTNKDGVLDSAEQAKREADRVDAVKKPVEKTEQFMSEEPIEMSVFEVNEQRTGYYASSTQAGTRINSTVEDIPASVTVVTLDQMDDFAMLDLNDIFTYEAGTEGMGTYTDFSVNNSGNPIDGNMADPTSANRIRGMGSANISLGNFETSGRVPVDRIGIEGVEISRGPSSTIFGLGNPSGTVNMVAATGNLNKNKNQAQVRFDSIGGFREHLDVNRVLIKNKLAFRFSQVYQDTKYRLKPSGTDTERYNFMLKYQPFKKTTLSASYQYYELKGNRPNSVTPRDGITPWLGRGSPTWDPLTARVYVDDQIVSSSMSAYGFVTGWQNSGRGSSLIFVDPSGVNYWAAPRGTSSDNPLTPNQAAYNYVILNPQTNRLTQPLFTSDGAVSDKALYDWSSINVASGNYVVDKTDTFLVQATQTVIETPKQMLALQLGWFREDSSRFQNLLSGRPNSSGPTGGFLAVDVNRRRLDGTANPNYLRPYIAISDAYASDSPLLNDTYRAQIAYKLDFSRDKGLSRWLGVHQAVPYFEYKEFMRQNFNYRYAMIDNHTWLPSGTPRGTTNSQYGTDPYNLASSTGTRNYNFYYVGDANGTNVDYAPGAVSPGIYNYAWGNAVTGVFNYEPTQLGLAGSLDGTGGRANLLKEQKTAGVVLQSHWLKGRLVTTLGLREDRLSNTYGVVPRLMPDALNHDFQWDDQWAQPIETRGTTETIGAVWKALSWLNIYGNKSDSFLPADPAIDLHGQNLPNPTGKGKDWGILLKFFDNKFTLRVNRYENEQLNSRSGVSATIARAAARLDIWDDQAQSRNFALTNQASQWIQAAAGGMLPPDQLFTQTAQLMQLDEQRIRSLIDSSDVLLAETEDVQARGTEIELNYEPVWYWRMKANVTQQESVQGNLSPALLSYIEERLPVWQSLIDTRTGANWWTSQYNGVNSTTPSAFYLGTVAAPLRLALSKEGKTLPQIRKYSVKYSTNFQLAGITENKILKGFNISASARWADKAAIGYYGIPDAGGIYRDLDGNRPVYDKARFYADIGIGYKTKISKRIRANFQINVSNIQEDSTRLQPVSAFPDGTPSAYRIIDPRLFIFTSTFDF; this is translated from the coding sequence ATGACTTCTCATCCGGCCAGAATCGAAAACCGTCGTCAGACCGTAGGACCTAAATTCAAATCCGGGTCATTGTTGGGTCGCCTGCTGCTTCCTGCCTGTACGTTGGCGTTGCCAACGACGCTGACGTTCGCACAGGCGGTGGCGCCCGAGGTGCTGGATGCCGCCGTGCTCGCGAAATATGACACGAACAAAGACGGAGTCCTTGATTCCGCCGAACAGGCAAAACGCGAAGCGGATCGTGTCGACGCCGTAAAAAAGCCTGTCGAAAAAACAGAACAATTCATGTCAGAGGAGCCGATAGAGATGTCGGTGTTCGAGGTGAATGAACAGCGCACCGGCTACTATGCGTCGAGCACGCAGGCAGGCACGCGCATCAACTCGACGGTCGAGGACATCCCGGCGTCAGTCACCGTGGTCACACTCGATCAGATGGATGATTTTGCGATGCTCGATCTCAACGACATCTTCACATACGAAGCGGGTACGGAAGGCATGGGAACATACACCGATTTTTCGGTGAACAACAGCGGCAATCCGATCGACGGCAATATGGCCGATCCAACGAGCGCCAATCGTATCCGCGGCATGGGTTCTGCGAATATTTCTTTGGGAAATTTTGAAACCAGCGGTCGCGTCCCCGTGGATCGCATCGGTATTGAAGGTGTCGAGATCAGCCGCGGGCCCAGCTCGACGATATTCGGTCTCGGTAATCCTTCCGGCACCGTGAACATGGTGGCGGCCACGGGAAACCTGAACAAAAATAAGAATCAGGCGCAGGTTCGCTTCGATAGCATTGGCGGTTTCCGGGAGCACCTCGATGTGAACCGGGTTCTCATAAAGAACAAATTGGCGTTCCGATTCAGCCAGGTTTATCAGGACACTAAATACAGGCTTAAGCCATCTGGGACGGACACGGAGCGGTACAACTTTATGCTGAAGTATCAGCCGTTCAAAAAGACGACGCTGAGCGCATCCTATCAGTACTATGAATTGAAAGGGAATCGTCCGAACAGTGTGACTCCGCGAGACGGCATCACGCCGTGGCTGGGGCGTGGATCGCCTACGTGGGATCCACTAACAGCGCGGGTTTATGTCGATGATCAGATCGTCAGCTCCAGCATGTCTGCCTATGGATTTGTGACGGGATGGCAGAATTCGGGACGCGGGTCCTCCCTCATTTTCGTAGATCCTTCAGGGGTTAATTATTGGGCCGCTCCTCGCGGTACGAGCAGCGACAATCCCCTCACGCCGAATCAGGCTGCGTACAATTATGTGATTTTGAATCCCCAGACGAACCGACTGACGCAGCCGCTGTTCACAAGCGATGGTGCGGTAAGTGACAAAGCCCTGTACGACTGGAGTTCCATCAATGTGGCATCGGGAAACTACGTTGTGGACAAGACAGACACCTTCCTTGTCCAGGCGACGCAGACGGTGATTGAAACACCGAAGCAGATGCTGGCGCTCCAGCTTGGCTGGTTTCGCGAGGATTCATCACGTTTCCAAAATCTTCTCAGTGGCCGGCCAAATTCTTCCGGTCCTACCGGCGGGTTTCTAGCGGTAGACGTCAATCGCCGTCGTCTCGATGGAACGGCGAACCCTAACTACCTGCGTCCCTACATCGCGATCAGCGACGCCTATGCCTCGGATTCTCCACTGCTGAACGACACGTATCGCGCACAGATCGCCTACAAACTCGATTTCAGCCGCGACAAGGGGCTGTCGCGCTGGCTGGGCGTTCATCAAGCGGTTCCCTATTTTGAGTATAAGGAATTCATGCGCCAGAACTTCAATTATCGCTATGCGATGATCGATAATCACACATGGCTTCCATCAGGAACGCCGCGAGGAACCACCAACAGCCAGTATGGAACGGACCCCTACAATCTCGCTTCATCCACCGGCACGCGTAACTATAACTTCTATTATGTGGGCGACGCCAATGGCACTAATGTGGACTATGCCCCGGGCGCTGTGTCTCCAGGAATCTACAACTACGCTTGGGGCAATGCAGTGACTGGCGTATTTAATTACGAACCGACCCAGCTGGGTCTAGCCGGTAGCCTCGATGGCACGGGCGGCAGGGCGAATCTGCTCAAAGAGCAGAAAACCGCAGGCGTAGTTTTGCAAAGCCACTGGCTGAAGGGGCGGCTGGTGACCACGCTGGGTCTGCGCGAGGATCGTCTCTCCAATACTTACGGTGTCGTGCCCCGGTTGATGCCAGATGCGTTGAACCACGATTTCCAGTGGGATGATCAGTGGGCGCAACCTATAGAAACCCGCGGCACGACAGAAACGATCGGCGCGGTCTGGAAAGCGCTCTCGTGGCTCAATATTTACGGAAATAAATCGGACAGCTTTCTGCCTGCCGATCCCGCAATCGATCTGCATGGCCAAAATCTTCCCAATCCTACCGGCAAAGGAAAGGACTGGGGCATCCTGCTGAAGTTTTTCGATAACAAGTTCACCCTGCGTGTGAACCGCTATGAGAACGAGCAGTTGAACAGTCGTAGTGGTGTTTCGGCGACAATCGCGCGCGCTGCCGCCCGTCTGGATATCTGGGATGACCAGGCGCAATCGCGTAACTTTGCGCTCACTAATCAGGCGTCTCAATGGATACAGGCGGCGGCCGGCGGCATGTTGCCTCCCGATCAACTGTTCACTCAAACCGCCCAGCTCATGCAGCTGGATGAGCAGCGAATCAGGTCGCTAATCGACAGTTCGGATGTGCTTCTCGCCGAAACCGAAGACGTGCAGGCGCGGGGAACTGAAATCGAGCTCAACTACGAGCCTGTTTGGTACTGGCGCATGAAAGCCAACGTCACCCAGCAGGAATCTGTGCAGGGAAATCTGTCACCAGCGTTGCTCAGCTACATCGAAGAGCGCCTACCGGTCTGGCAGAGCCTGATCGACACACGTACTGGAGCCAACTGGTGGACCAGCCAGTACAATGGCGTCAATAGCACCACGCCCAGTGCCTTCTATCTAGGCACTGTAGCAGCACCGCTTAGGCTGGCATTGTCGAAGGAGGGCAAAACGCTGCCGCAGATCAGAAAATACAGCGTCAAGTACTCTACCAATTTCCAGCTGGCAGGTATCACCGAGAACAAGATTCTGAAAGGTTTCAATATTAGCGCCTCCGCCCGTTGGGCGGATAAAGCAGCCATCGGCTACTACGGTATTCCCGATGCGGGCGGTATCTATCGCGACCTCGATGGCAATCGTCCGGTTTATGACAAAGCCCGCTTTTATGCGGACATTGGCATCGGCTATAAGACGAAGATCTCCAAGCGGATTCGGGCCAACTTCCAGATCAACGTCAGTAATATCCAGGAAGACTCGACCCGGTTGCAGCCTGTATCCGCATTTCCAGACGGAACGCCGAGCGCCTACCGCATCATCGATCCACGGCTGTTCATCTTCACCTCCACCTTCGATTTCTAA
- a CDS encoding alkaline phosphatase D family protein, giving the protein MKTIFRSRSKTWLGLLAAALAFSGSGSLANAADIHMADGVKAAEVTQTTAILWTRLTRDPERVIPGIPFPKIKREPRAAAPGDASKTAYELNALMVSEPVSQEAQLQGHSLEEMEGAVPGKAGWVRVAYWPAESTEADALKTPIKQVEAGTDFTHQVALRDLRPDTRYRYRFEAGQPGNDTVAATAYGSFKTAPDAAASAKVTFTVANCQDYARRDDPANGHKIYPQMGALHPDFFIHTGDLEYYDKPSPLATTVALARFKWNRIFALPFQRAFHREISNYFMKDDHDTLKDDAWMGQVYGELTWDQGLALFREQVPIGEKPYRTIRWGKHVQIWLVEGREFRSPNDMPDGPEKSIWGAEQKKWFYETVKNSDATFRVLISPTPIEGPDRDTKGDNHSNKAFAHEGAELRQFIASQKNMVIVCGDRHWQYASVDPETGLREYSAGPSSDAHASGFSEADRSAPHRFLRIKGGFLSVTVEPSASGARAIFRHYDVDGKIQYEDVLTAP; this is encoded by the coding sequence ATGAAAACAATCTTCCGTTCGCGATCGAAAACGTGGCTCGGCCTGTTGGCAGCCGCACTGGCTTTTTCAGGCAGCGGTTCACTCGCGAATGCTGCGGACATCCATATGGCCGACGGCGTCAAAGCCGCTGAGGTCACGCAGACTACGGCGATTCTTTGGACGCGACTGACGCGTGATCCCGAGCGAGTGATTCCGGGAATTCCGTTTCCGAAAATCAAACGCGAGCCGAGAGCAGCGGCTCCTGGCGACGCTTCCAAAACCGCTTACGAACTGAATGCCCTGATGGTCAGCGAGCCTGTTTCGCAGGAGGCGCAACTGCAGGGACACTCGCTTGAAGAGATGGAGGGAGCGGTGCCCGGAAAAGCGGGCTGGGTGCGCGTTGCTTACTGGCCTGCGGAGAGCACCGAAGCGGATGCACTGAAAACACCGATCAAACAGGTGGAGGCCGGGACTGACTTCACGCATCAAGTGGCCTTGCGCGATCTTCGACCCGACACGCGCTATCGGTACCGTTTTGAAGCAGGACAGCCGGGTAATGATACAGTCGCGGCCACAGCTTACGGTTCGTTCAAGACCGCGCCCGATGCAGCGGCTTCCGCCAAAGTCACCTTCACGGTCGCCAACTGCCAGGACTACGCGCGGCGCGACGACCCGGCAAACGGGCACAAGATCTATCCGCAGATGGGCGCATTGCACCCGGACTTTTTCATCCACACCGGAGATCTCGAATACTACGACAAGCCAAGTCCGCTCGCGACCACGGTGGCGCTGGCCCGTTTCAAGTGGAACCGCATCTTTGCGCTGCCCTTTCAGCGGGCTTTTCACCGCGAGATCTCCAACTACTTCATGAAGGACGACCACGACACGTTGAAGGACGATGCGTGGATGGGGCAGGTCTACGGTGAGCTGACGTGGGACCAGGGGCTGGCTCTGTTTCGCGAGCAAGTTCCCATCGGCGAGAAGCCGTACCGGACTATCCGTTGGGGGAAGCATGTGCAAATCTGGCTCGTGGAAGGCCGCGAGTTTCGCAGTCCAAACGACATGCCGGATGGACCGGAGAAATCCATCTGGGGCGCTGAGCAAAAGAAGTGGTTTTATGAGACGGTGAAAAATTCGGACGCCACTTTCCGTGTTTTGATCAGCCCCACGCCCATCGAAGGACCGGACAGGGACACGAAAGGCGACAACCACTCGAACAAGGCTTTTGCCCATGAGGGCGCCGAGCTGCGCCAGTTCATCGCGAGTCAGAAAAACATGGTCATCGTCTGCGGCGACCGTCACTGGCAGTACGCATCGGTCGATCCCGAAACCGGACTTCGTGAGTACTCTGCCGGCCCCAGTTCCGATGCGCACGCGAGTGGTTTCAGTGAGGCCGATCGTTCCGCGCCTCACCGGTTTCTTCGGATCAAGGGCGGCTTCCTCTCCGTCACGGTCGAGCCTTCGGCATCAGGCGCACGGGCGATCTTTCGCCATTATGATGTCGATGGGAAGATTCAGTATGAAGACGTGCTGACCGCACCGTGA
- a CDS encoding sodium:solute symporter family protein gives MSGLHFLDFLIIGGYFVVIIVLGKMAVKEASTGEGFFLAGRKLGKVYQFFLNFGNSAAASDAVSTASIVYQQGISGIWIGFQMIFLNPYYWFMYPWYRRVRLTTTADIFKDRLGSTRLAVFYAAFTIVSAVAVTMAFGNLVSYKISSALVTKSEESWTPAERQSVADYRELRQMETLSVKGELPEESRGKLSVLRERQARGELSNFVTALKPWPFYIIYTLTIGAYIVMGGMAATAFAEAFQGILIVVFSVILIPAGVAAAGGWDQLGQRLPAEALQLFGSGAGLSQFTGWTIAAVFLATLMQAHAMPGNMSIASSAKNEFAARFGAVSGTFGKRLVTITWAFCGLIAIALYSGTDALADADMVWGTMSRQLLGPGLLGLMFAGVIASNMSTIAAKAMSVSALFAHNIYRGFRPNASDKDLVRAGRWTLVVVLLVGVVVSSQLSNVYTVLQFAMTINVPFGAALLLMFIWRRVTVAAVWTAVAGSALINIIFPMTAQHFSGITTEPSLIVRVVDTEGRPVPVYFESVVRSNPEDHDSPLEGRGRLHTELVLLNAVGVDVQGLSSGGRLAGRFFVDALLPFALILVTSLITRNPSRERVDQFFGKMKTPVGDTPELDAAAMLATERDPHRFDDRKLWRKSSWEFTRWDRVDTIGFLVSCVITLGIIGLLWVVVHTVSA, from the coding sequence ATGTCCGGCCTGCACTTTTTGGATTTCCTCATCATCGGCGGTTATTTTGTCGTCATTATCGTCCTTGGAAAAATGGCCGTGAAGGAAGCCTCCACCGGTGAAGGTTTTTTTCTGGCGGGCCGGAAACTCGGCAAGGTCTATCAGTTCTTCCTGAACTTCGGTAACTCTGCCGCCGCCAGCGACGCGGTCAGCACCGCGAGCATTGTCTATCAACAGGGCATTTCGGGCATCTGGATTGGATTTCAGATGATCTTCCTGAATCCCTACTACTGGTTCATGTATCCGTGGTATCGGCGTGTCAGGCTCACAACCACCGCGGATATTTTTAAGGATCGTCTCGGCAGCACGCGTCTCGCGGTCTTCTACGCCGCCTTCACAATCGTCTCCGCCGTCGCCGTGACCATGGCGTTTGGAAATCTGGTCTCGTACAAAATCTCGTCCGCCCTCGTCACCAAATCCGAGGAGTCATGGACACCCGCCGAGCGACAATCGGTCGCCGATTACCGCGAGCTCCGGCAGATGGAAACGCTCTCGGTCAAAGGCGAACTGCCCGAAGAGAGTCGCGGAAAACTGTCCGTGCTGCGCGAGCGGCAAGCACGTGGCGAACTCAGCAATTTCGTCACCGCACTCAAGCCCTGGCCTTTCTACATCATCTACACGCTTACCATCGGCGCCTATATCGTGATGGGCGGCATGGCGGCCACCGCGTTTGCCGAGGCGTTTCAGGGAATTCTTATTGTCGTCTTCTCGGTCATCCTGATTCCCGCAGGAGTCGCTGCGGCGGGGGGCTGGGATCAACTCGGCCAGCGACTGCCTGCGGAGGCGCTGCAACTTTTCGGCTCAGGTGCCGGCCTTTCTCAATTCACCGGATGGACCATCGCCGCCGTTTTCCTCGCCACACTGATGCAGGCTCATGCGATGCCTGGCAATATGTCGATCGCCAGCTCGGCCAAGAACGAATTCGCCGCGCGCTTCGGAGCAGTCTCCGGCACCTTCGGCAAACGTCTCGTCACGATCACGTGGGCATTCTGCGGTTTGATCGCCATCGCGCTCTACTCCGGCACCGACGCACTCGCCGATGCCGATATGGTCTGGGGCACGATGTCCCGCCAGTTACTCGGGCCCGGCCTGCTCGGCCTGATGTTCGCCGGCGTGATCGCCTCTAATATGTCGACGATCGCCGCCAAGGCCATGTCGGTTTCCGCGTTGTTCGCGCACAATATCTATCGTGGCTTCCGCCCAAATGCATCGGACAAAGATCTGGTGCGGGCCGGTCGCTGGACACTCGTCGTGGTGCTGCTGGTCGGCGTGGTTGTCTCCAGTCAGCTGTCGAATGTCTACACCGTGCTCCAATTCGCCATGACCATCAACGTGCCCTTCGGCGCGGCACTCTTACTGATGTTCATCTGGCGCCGGGTGACTGTCGCCGCGGTCTGGACCGCCGTCGCGGGATCGGCGCTGATCAATATCATCTTCCCGATGACGGCCCAGCACTTCTCCGGCATCACCACTGAACCATCACTGATCGTCCGCGTTGTGGACACAGAAGGCAGGCCCGTCCCGGTATACTTCGAATCCGTCGTCCGCTCGAATCCCGAAGATCACGACAGTCCGCTCGAGGGACGCGGCCGCCTCCACACCGAGCTGGTCCTTTTGAATGCCGTGGGCGTCGATGTGCAGGGACTTTCTTCCGGCGGACGTCTCGCCGGACGGTTCTTCGTGGATGCGCTGCTGCCCTTCGCGCTTATCCTCGTGACGTCTCTGATCACACGCAATCCTTCGCGTGAACGGGTCGATCAATTTTTCGGCAAAATGAAAACGCCGGTCGGCGACACACCGGAACTGGATGCAGCCGCCATGCTGGCCACTGAACGTGATCCCCACCGTTTTGACGACCGGAAGCTTTGGAGAAAATCTTCCTGGGAGTTCACACGCTGGGACCGAGTGGATACAATCGGTTTCCTCGTCAGCTGCGTAATCACGCTCGGGATCATCGGACTCCTTTGGGTCGTGGTGCACACGGTTTCGGCCTGA